A single window of Oceanispirochaeta sp. M1 DNA harbors:
- a CDS encoding glycoside hydrolase family 38 C-terminal domain-containing protein: MNHKLKYTYEKGVKLLSSLDSVRYSKQFNDFDIRFCEGRELDESRLQTIKTGFSWGGYDQYGWIVLNVDLPESFRDELVAGFFDFGRTGMGNNSGFESLCILNGEKYQGVDKNHREVLLPGGLLSFEMKFMLWAGLDGGGNEMDISLTHQIKKCQFSILDKKVDDFHYLLKALLQTLNQMDHNSTLYQSLMDLLNQAYNMISLNNPEKMTQQIYEANRMLEENLLELREENPDVVRCLGHTHIDVAWLWTLEHTREKAQRSFATVLQLMERYPNYIFFQSQPQIYSKLKQDAPEIFEKIKDKVAEGVWEPNGGMWVEADCLLTGGESLVRQLLYGKSFFNEEFGVESNVLWLPDVFGYSAALPQILKLADIDSFMTTKISWNQYNRIPNDTFKWRGIDGSEVITHFVTTPTMGDAGELESLDFYTYNGMINANSVNGIWESYSNKGLTDELLLSYGYGDGGGGVTREMLEMVDKLDKIPGNPRLITGNAGEYFDKLQDLKDNKDLNTWDGELYLEFHRGTYTSQARTKRFNRKLEYALRNNEILAIMNGVDTYPQEFFETQWKEVLTRQFHDILPGSSINEVYEEAEKTYAEITGLLKKNSEDTVREMAGSDEGYSLFNPNSFSTRETLFIAVDASGVFSDESGVEIKNQTSLNNDGYYLSVDLEPLSFKHVHFSQSPDELKKRHDSESLSDLFEIENQYYKIKWNKAGKISSLIHKSEGRELVPEGKFYNDLKAFEDKPRYFDAWELEPYYQEKSESIDNLISSRLIEDGPVLKIVEFIWKLNSSVITQNMKLYTDSRRIDFETVVDWKERNTILRTFFETDIRSTRASYDVQFGNIERTTHNNTIWDFAKFEVPAQKWADLSQRGRGLALMNDCKYGYSIKDSTLGMSLLKSAEAPDRVADWGKHEFCYSILPHDGDIYASAVEKESLILNNPVRLFDGCVDNTDTLISIDHENILIDAVKLSEDGKAVIIRMHEYAGMDCDSIVKSSLEFKSWRIVNLLERNVSEVSTAEINLSFKPFEIKSLALDLN; the protein is encoded by the coding sequence ATGAATCATAAGCTAAAATATACATATGAAAAGGGCGTCAAACTGCTCTCCAGTCTTGACTCTGTTCGCTACAGCAAACAATTTAATGATTTTGATATCCGGTTCTGTGAGGGTAGAGAGCTGGATGAATCCAGACTTCAGACCATAAAAACCGGTTTCAGCTGGGGTGGGTATGACCAATATGGATGGATCGTTTTAAATGTAGATCTACCTGAATCTTTCAGGGATGAACTTGTTGCCGGTTTTTTTGATTTTGGTAGAACGGGTATGGGTAACAACAGCGGATTTGAGTCTCTCTGTATTCTTAATGGAGAAAAATATCAGGGAGTGGATAAGAATCATCGGGAAGTGCTTCTTCCCGGCGGACTCCTCTCATTTGAGATGAAATTCATGCTGTGGGCTGGATTGGATGGGGGAGGTAATGAGATGGATATCTCACTGACTCATCAGATCAAGAAATGTCAATTTTCGATTCTGGATAAGAAAGTTGATGATTTTCATTATCTGCTGAAGGCATTGCTTCAGACTCTGAACCAAATGGATCATAACAGCACACTCTACCAGAGCCTTATGGACCTGTTGAATCAGGCATATAATATGATATCCCTTAACAATCCGGAAAAAATGACTCAGCAAATCTATGAGGCCAATAGGATGTTGGAAGAAAATCTCCTGGAACTGAGGGAAGAAAATCCTGATGTAGTTCGCTGTCTAGGGCATACTCATATTGATGTGGCATGGCTGTGGACCCTGGAACATACCCGTGAAAAGGCTCAACGATCTTTTGCTACTGTTTTACAGCTCATGGAACGCTATCCCAATTATATATTTTTTCAGTCCCAGCCCCAAATCTACTCAAAACTGAAACAGGATGCTCCGGAGATATTTGAAAAGATCAAGGACAAGGTTGCAGAGGGTGTCTGGGAGCCGAATGGCGGTATGTGGGTTGAGGCTGATTGTCTTCTTACAGGTGGAGAGTCTCTCGTCAGGCAGCTGCTGTATGGAAAATCATTCTTCAATGAGGAGTTTGGAGTCGAGAGTAATGTGCTCTGGCTGCCCGATGTGTTCGGTTATTCTGCCGCACTGCCTCAGATTCTTAAACTGGCCGATATTGATTCCTTCATGACCACAAAAATCAGCTGGAATCAGTACAACCGTATTCCTAATGATACCTTTAAATGGAGAGGAATTGACGGTTCCGAAGTCATCACACATTTCGTCACAACTCCCACCATGGGGGATGCAGGAGAACTGGAATCTCTCGATTTTTATACCTATAACGGTATGATCAATGCCAATTCTGTTAATGGAATATGGGAAAGTTACAGCAACAAGGGTCTCACAGATGAACTGCTCCTGAGTTATGGATATGGAGATGGGGGAGGCGGTGTTACCAGAGAGATGCTTGAAATGGTGGATAAGCTGGATAAAATTCCTGGAAATCCCAGGTTGATTACAGGGAATGCGGGAGAATATTTTGATAAACTCCAGGATCTCAAAGATAATAAAGATTTGAATACCTGGGATGGTGAACTGTATCTCGAGTTTCACAGGGGCACCTATACTTCACAGGCCAGAACAAAAAGATTTAATAGAAAGCTGGAATATGCACTCCGGAATAATGAAATATTAGCCATCATGAATGGTGTTGATACATATCCTCAGGAGTTCTTTGAAACCCAGTGGAAGGAAGTTCTGACACGTCAATTCCATGATATTTTACCCGGTTCAAGTATAAATGAAGTATATGAGGAAGCAGAGAAAACCTATGCTGAAATAACAGGTTTACTAAAAAAGAACAGTGAAGACACAGTCAGAGAGATGGCAGGTTCTGATGAGGGATATTCTCTCTTTAATCCCAACTCATTCTCTACCAGAGAGACCCTTTTTATCGCCGTTGATGCCTCTGGAGTATTTTCAGATGAATCCGGGGTTGAAATAAAAAATCAGACGAGTCTCAATAACGATGGTTATTATCTTTCTGTTGACCTGGAGCCCCTTTCTTTCAAACATGTACATTTTTCACAATCTCCGGATGAATTAAAAAAGCGCCACGATTCAGAATCTCTCAGTGATCTGTTTGAGATTGAGAATCAGTATTATAAGATTAAATGGAACAAAGCCGGTAAAATCAGCTCCTTAATACACAAGTCAGAGGGTCGGGAACTCGTTCCTGAAGGAAAATTTTACAATGATTTGAAGGCATTTGAGGATAAACCCAGATATTTTGATGCCTGGGAGCTTGAACCCTATTACCAGGAAAAAAGTGAATCCATAGATAATTTGATCTCTTCAAGATTGATTGAAGATGGTCCTGTCCTTAAAATTGTCGAATTTATATGGAAATTAAATTCATCAGTGATTACACAGAACATGAAACTGTATACAGACAGCAGGCGTATCGATTTTGAAACTGTTGTTGACTGGAAAGAGAGGAATACAATTCTCAGAACCTTTTTTGAGACAGATATTCGTTCAACCAGAGCCAGCTATGATGTTCAATTCGGTAATATAGAGAGGACTACACACAACAATACAATCTGGGATTTCGCCAAATTTGAGGTTCCGGCGCAGAAGTGGGCTGATCTTTCGCAACGGGGGAGAGGTCTGGCTTTGATGAATGATTGTAAATATGGCTACAGCATAAAAGATTCCACTCTGGGGATGTCTTTATTGAAGTCTGCAGAGGCTCCGGACCGGGTGGCAGATTGGGGAAAACATGAATTCTGTTATTCAATTCTGCCCCATGATGGAGACATATATGCTTCTGCTGTTGAAAAGGAATCTTTGATTCTGAATAATCCTGTTCGTCTTTTTGATGGCTGTGTTGATAATACAGACACTCTGATCTCCATTGATCATGAGAATATTCTGATTGATGCTGTAAAACTGTCTGAAGATGGAAAAGCAGTGATCATCAGGATGCATGAATATGCCGGTATGGATTGTGATTCGATTGTTAAGAGCTCTCTGGAGTTCAAATCCTGGAGAATTGTCAATCTCCTCGAACGGAATGTGAGTGAAGTCTCTACTGCAGAAATAAATTTGTCATTCAAACCATTTGAAATTAAATCACTGGCCCTTGATTTAAACTGA
- a CDS encoding sensor histidine kinase, with protein MKAGVLRTDSASPSDPKILLFSLTLLILAFVQYLLMGSQIVSSERFAWQFYILLAVSAGLSIFMFYIKSVRITGFLIKIILFFLMIYPLGAYPWLGFTLLLSLLIESGFYAEYPTNLWGMFCSLGLSIFLQRPRSAFYTDLPGPLLHDQVSTFIYAVLFITLLALYTRERKNHGEEKSLTRRLDDALSSMAKANLGFQSYSNSLELETLKKERKRVSREIHDTVGYSLTNIRIMLEAAGLLIEQNPEEAGSLIRKSMVEAGFCLEETRAAMRLLRSKESGRPKGIRAFFQLVSVFAEATGIEVQTEYGNSPDSFGAPVDRAVFRFIQEGLTNSFRHGRATEIRIYFWIQEKVLRVSLQDNGLGAFSFDEGIGLSGMKERLSELNGRLHYHNITGGFELSIAIPLVEIKDLEEGSV; from the coding sequence ATGAAAGCAGGTGTTCTGAGAACAGATAGTGCTTCTCCTTCAGATCCAAAGATTCTCCTATTTTCTTTAACTCTTCTGATACTGGCCTTTGTTCAATACCTTTTGATGGGCAGTCAGATCGTCAGTTCAGAGCGCTTTGCCTGGCAATTCTATATTCTTCTGGCTGTAAGTGCCGGCTTGAGTATTTTTATGTTTTATATCAAATCTGTGAGAATCACCGGATTCCTGATCAAGATTATTCTCTTCTTTTTAATGATCTATCCTCTGGGAGCCTATCCCTGGCTGGGATTCACCCTCCTTCTTTCTCTGTTGATTGAGTCAGGATTTTATGCTGAGTATCCAACTAATTTATGGGGGATGTTCTGCTCTCTGGGTCTGTCTATTTTTCTTCAGAGACCCAGAAGCGCCTTCTATACCGATCTTCCCGGACCCCTTCTGCATGATCAGGTCAGTACATTTATATATGCGGTTCTTTTCATCACTTTGCTGGCTCTATATACAAGAGAGCGGAAAAATCATGGTGAGGAAAAGAGTCTGACACGCCGGCTGGATGATGCCTTAAGCAGCATGGCAAAGGCAAATCTGGGATTTCAATCATATTCAAACAGTCTGGAGCTGGAAACATTAAAAAAGGAGAGGAAACGGGTCTCCCGTGAAATCCATGACACCGTGGGTTACTCTCTGACCAATATTCGAATCATGCTGGAAGCGGCCGGTCTGTTGATTGAACAGAATCCAGAAGAAGCGGGCAGTCTGATCCGGAAATCAATGGTTGAGGCCGGTTTTTGTCTGGAAGAAACGAGGGCGGCCATGAGGCTCCTCCGGTCAAAAGAATCAGGGCGGCCCAAAGGGATCAGGGCCTTTTTCCAACTTGTCTCAGTGTTTGCCGAAGCTACGGGGATTGAGGTTCAGACCGAGTATGGTAATTCTCCCGATAGTTTTGGTGCCCCCGTGGATCGGGCCGTGTTCCGCTTTATCCAGGAAGGTTTGACCAATTCCTTCAGGCATGGACGGGCAACAGAAATCAGAATTTACTTCTGGATTCAGGAAAAGGTCCTCCGGGTCAGTCTGCAGGACAACGGGTTGGGTGCTTTTTCATTTGATGAAGGAATCGGGCTGTCGGGGATGAAAGAGCGGCTTAGTGAATTAAATGGCCGTTTACATTATCATAATATTACAGGTGGATTTGAATTGTCTATTGCAATCCCGTTGGTAGAGATAAAAGATCTGGAAGAAGGTTCAGTTTGA
- a CDS encoding response regulator transcription factor: MIRVLLVDDQVLFAETLQTVISMKADDIDVVEIAYNGQEAIEAALRLVPDIILMDVRMPILDGVQAACRIHLNQPGIRIMMLTTFDDDAYVHDALEGGAVGYLLKNMPSDDLINSIRAVNNGTLQISPSVASQLVSSQKTIPRPPETEDPPVKEIEYNIDVLSRREREILYLMSRGYDNSHIAGRLFLADQTVKNHISRIYNKLDVHDRMSVMKAARHSELKEYCRYLLDDE; the protein is encoded by the coding sequence TTGATTAGAGTTTTACTGGTTGATGATCAGGTCCTGTTTGCTGAAACCCTGCAGACAGTGATCTCCATGAAAGCCGATGATATTGATGTTGTCGAAATTGCCTATAACGGACAGGAAGCCATTGAAGCGGCCCTTCGTCTTGTTCCCGACATTATTCTGATGGATGTAAGAATGCCCATTCTTGATGGTGTTCAGGCTGCCTGCAGGATTCATCTGAATCAGCCGGGAATCAGGATCATGATGCTCACAACCTTTGATGATGACGCCTATGTCCATGATGCTCTTGAGGGTGGTGCCGTCGGCTATCTGCTCAAGAATATGCCTTCCGATGATCTTATCAACTCCATCAGGGCTGTTAATAACGGTACCCTCCAGATATCCCCCTCTGTTGCCTCCCAGCTTGTATCCAGTCAAAAAACAATTCCCCGCCCCCCGGAAACAGAAGATCCTCCTGTCAAAGAGATCGAATATAACATTGATGTACTCAGCCGCAGGGAGAGAGAGATCCTCTACCTGATGTCCCGGGGATACGATAACTCACATATCGCCGGAAGGCTCTTCCTGGCTGATCAGACTGTGAAAAATCATATCAGCCGGATTTATAATAAACTTGATGTTCATGACCGTATGTCCGTCATGAAAGCGGCGAGGCATTCCGAATTAAAAGAATACTGCCGTTATCTTCTGGATGACGAATAA
- a CDS encoding ABC transporter substrate-binding protein: MKKLLITIMTLLLISSFAFAAGQSEAAEETQISEGPVEIDFWSTQTQSDRQATIQVLIDTFEIMNPNVKINLIPVDENDMPTQINTAAAAGNLPALLESAAENAVAFGSQGLLDSEAVTDLINTIGKDKFYAGTLKLNETGTPGSYYAAPFHGWVQGIWYRADWFEAAGLNPPSTWRDILKAAEYFYQPDNNQYGILVGTMAEAYAEQCFTQFAMSNGASLFDKDGKLIFNSSEMKEAVEFYAELAKFNPPGPQTWRARDYYLQGKLAMFFYSTYIMDDLAIAEVAAGSLTSDNFEDLAGTSFDPDLVANTRMASTITNTEDAGFGVVVSLSLPDQGDPAKTAAAKSFMRYLYTPNAYITWLHMAPGGMNPVLKEIAVNARFQNDPKGIFNNYGMDKMAEIIAGLDNIETFSIVEGNRISAASSIYSKQIIPQMLYKITQEGMDVDKAMAWAEEEMGKLQ; encoded by the coding sequence ATGAAAAAATTACTGATCACGATTATGACCCTTCTGCTCATTTCATCTTTTGCTTTTGCAGCAGGACAGAGCGAGGCCGCCGAGGAAACTCAGATCTCTGAAGGACCCGTGGAAATTGATTTCTGGAGCACCCAGACACAGTCGGACAGACAGGCTACCATTCAGGTTCTCATTGATACATTTGAAATAATGAACCCCAATGTCAAAATCAACCTTATTCCAGTGGATGAAAATGACATGCCCACCCAGATCAATACGGCTGCCGCCGCAGGCAATCTGCCGGCCCTTCTGGAAAGTGCTGCAGAAAATGCCGTAGCCTTCGGATCTCAGGGGCTCCTTGATTCAGAAGCTGTGACTGACCTGATCAATACAATTGGAAAAGACAAATTCTATGCGGGAACACTCAAGCTTAATGAAACAGGCACCCCCGGCAGCTACTACGCCGCACCCTTTCATGGTTGGGTTCAGGGAATCTGGTACCGGGCGGACTGGTTTGAAGCCGCCGGTCTGAATCCTCCCTCTACCTGGCGGGATATTCTTAAAGCCGCCGAATATTTCTACCAGCCCGACAACAACCAGTATGGTATTCTTGTGGGAACCATGGCAGAAGCCTATGCAGAGCAGTGTTTTACACAATTTGCCATGTCAAATGGCGCTTCCCTCTTCGATAAAGACGGGAAGTTGATATTCAACTCTTCCGAAATGAAAGAGGCTGTTGAATTTTATGCTGAACTTGCAAAATTTAATCCTCCCGGACCACAGACCTGGAGAGCCAGAGACTACTATCTTCAGGGCAAACTTGCCATGTTCTTCTACTCCACCTACATCATGGATGACCTGGCCATTGCCGAGGTTGCCGCCGGTTCTCTGACCAGTGACAACTTTGAAGATCTGGCGGGAACTAGTTTTGACCCTGATCTGGTAGCGAATACAAGAATGGCTTCTACTATCACAAATACAGAAGATGCCGGATTCGGAGTTGTTGTTTCTCTGTCCCTCCCCGATCAGGGTGATCCTGCCAAGACGGCAGCTGCCAAGAGTTTTATGCGCTATCTGTATACTCCCAACGCCTATATCACCTGGCTTCATATGGCTCCCGGCGGTATGAATCCTGTTCTTAAGGAAATTGCCGTAAATGCCCGTTTCCAGAATGATCCCAAGGGTATCTTCAATAATTATGGAATGGATAAGATGGCTGAAATCATAGCCGGTCTGGATAATATTGAAACCTTCAGTATTGTGGAAGGAAACAGAATCTCTGCGGCCAGTTCTATTTATTCCAAACAGATCATTCCTCAGATGCTGTATAAAATTACTCAGGAAGGAATGGATGTGGATAAGGCCATGGCCTGGGCCGAAGAGGAAATGGGCAAACTGCAGTAA
- a CDS encoding carbohydrate ABC transporter permease yields MTRLLPVSRLGQKDREELLGWGLVFPAVFIILALILYPIIFNIYLSFFDVNLHEGNTFTGLENHRSVLTDPFFWKSVWTTVVYVFFTTVGTTVFGLIVALAMNQSFPLRGLVRSLVLFPYVAPVISVVFAWQFIFDPVNGIVMDVLVERLGLLGERVNLIGSPSSAVWVAIMFSIWKNFPFSYLMILSRLQGIDNNLYEAAEVDGASGWEKFRYITFPEIYFVTSSIVLLRVIWNFNKFEEIYLLTTNVKVLSIYTYFKAFVGTMDMGQGAALALIQFLLLIGFILIYVKKVLKW; encoded by the coding sequence ATGACAAGATTATTGCCTGTTAGCAGACTGGGACAGAAAGACAGGGAGGAGTTACTGGGTTGGGGACTGGTGTTTCCCGCCGTATTTATCATCCTTGCTTTGATTTTATATCCCATAATTTTTAATATTTACCTGAGTTTTTTTGATGTTAATCTCCATGAAGGAAATACATTCACAGGTCTGGAAAATCATAGATCTGTACTGACAGATCCCTTTTTCTGGAAATCAGTCTGGACTACGGTGGTTTATGTTTTTTTTACCACCGTGGGAACCACAGTGTTCGGCCTGATTGTCGCACTGGCAATGAATCAGAGCTTTCCCCTGAGGGGGCTGGTGAGGAGTCTTGTACTCTTTCCTTATGTGGCACCCGTTATTTCTGTTGTCTTTGCATGGCAGTTTATCTTTGATCCGGTCAATGGAATTGTCATGGATGTGCTTGTGGAGCGCCTTGGTTTGCTGGGAGAGAGGGTTAATCTGATCGGTTCTCCCTCATCTGCTGTATGGGTTGCCATCATGTTCAGTATCTGGAAAAATTTCCCTTTCAGTTATCTGATGATCCTGTCAAGGCTGCAGGGAATTGACAACAATTTATATGAAGCCGCCGAAGTGGATGGAGCCTCGGGATGGGAAAAATTCCGTTATATAACTTTCCCTGAAATTTATTTTGTAACCAGTTCTATCGTGCTGTTGCGGGTTATCTGGAATTTTAACAAGTTTGAAGAAATATACCTTCTCACAACCAATGTGAAGGTCTTGTCCATATACACCTATTTCAAAGCCTTTGTGGGAACCATGGATATGGGGCAGGGTGCTGCTCTTGCCTTAATCCAGTTTCTCCTGCTCATCGGTTTTATTCTCATTTATGTTAAGAAGGTCCTTAAATGGTAA
- a CDS encoding carbohydrate ABC transporter permease, which produces MVKKHSPLRTTGFYILILFIVLFCIFPFIQMLSTSLKYQWDWGNPSLIPTQINTDAYKELLNIGQDLKNVPESIIELLENTPDMTKKQKDTILAKYRNSGDVFPFPRYFLNSLVISGVAALLSVLIAILGAYSFSRLRYKGRATIQRGVLFVYMFGGILLLIPLYKVCVSLGFLATGGGTFAALLVIYMVQTLPVSLYMLGNFFRTIPFSIEEAAMIEGSSRLGTIWRIIIPLSMSAIITVYIYSFMIAWNEYLFASVFLKGYKDLYTLPMGLRALFVSKNAVWDRIMAASVLTATPVIVLFMSIQKNLTGGLSEGGVKG; this is translated from the coding sequence ATGGTAAAGAAACACAGTCCCCTCAGAACAACAGGATTTTATATCCTCATTCTTTTCATCGTACTATTCTGTATTTTTCCATTTATTCAGATGCTCTCTACCTCCCTTAAATATCAGTGGGATTGGGGAAACCCTTCACTGATTCCAACTCAGATCAATACGGATGCCTATAAGGAATTGCTCAATATCGGACAGGATTTGAAGAATGTTCCTGAATCTATCATCGAGCTCCTGGAGAATACTCCGGATATGACTAAAAAACAGAAAGATACGATTCTTGCAAAATACAGGAACAGCGGTGATGTTTTTCCATTTCCCAGATACTTTCTGAATTCACTGGTTATTTCGGGAGTTGCGGCTCTGTTGTCTGTATTAATTGCCATTCTGGGGGCCTACTCCTTCAGCAGGCTGCGTTATAAAGGGCGGGCAACCATTCAAAGAGGAGTTCTTTTTGTGTATATGTTCGGGGGCATCCTTCTGCTCATACCCCTTTATAAGGTTTGTGTCAGCCTGGGATTTCTGGCTACCGGTGGCGGGACCTTTGCGGCTCTTCTTGTCATCTATATGGTACAGACTCTGCCGGTTTCCCTCTATATGCTGGGAAACTTTTTCAGAACCATACCTTTTTCCATCGAGGAAGCCGCCATGATAGAGGGTTCCAGCCGACTGGGAACCATCTGGCGCATTATCATTCCCCTTTCCATGTCTGCCATAATCACGGTGTATATCTATTCATTTATGATTGCCTGGAACGAATACCTGTTTGCCTCCGTCTTTCTGAAGGGATACAAGGATCTCTATACCCTTCCCATGGGGCTGAGGGCACTTTTCGTCTCTAAAAATGCAGTCTGGGATAGAATTATGGCAGCCTCCGTACTGACAGCTACCCCTGTAATCGTCTTATTTATGAGTATTCAGAAGAATCTGACGGGGGGACTTTCTGAAGGAGGAGTGAAAGGGTAG
- a CDS encoding Xaa-Pro peptidase family protein, translated as MIEAKEFSERRNRLQEEIKELGLDAFLISQPESIYYYTGATYKPQERPFLITIWPQRDPTFLVPKLEKDHIHKANIGDVKSYWEFPSPPGEGWPEKLDEILQGVKTLGIEQGISLENQSCLKVKKLKPLDIVNRQRHIKTPAEIKMIRQSASYADKLMAMMLKNAYYGVSVLEMFGLGRKIQMEVIKSGEFDPLNCEFLSATWPSRFSHMPHGVPPLDGKLTNGPLAFMSYLRVNGYASENERTVFLTKPTEREKDVFNHMRAARQKAFDIIKPGVPCAEVDKAALGYLRKQGYGEFLLHRTGHGIGQGNHEGPWVADGSEHILEENMVISVEPGIYIPDLGGFRHSDTVLVTKDGYEVLTKGSTEIEDLTLLKPKFMKRIIGRLIQKALNIA; from the coding sequence ATGATTGAAGCAAAAGAATTTAGCGAGCGAAGAAACAGGCTGCAGGAAGAGATAAAAGAACTGGGGCTTGATGCCTTTTTGATTTCCCAGCCCGAGAGCATCTACTACTACACCGGAGCAACTTATAAACCACAGGAACGCCCTTTTCTGATTACCATATGGCCTCAGCGGGATCCCACTTTTTTAGTGCCTAAACTTGAAAAAGATCATATTCATAAGGCCAATATAGGAGACGTGAAGTCTTACTGGGAATTTCCATCTCCCCCGGGTGAAGGGTGGCCGGAAAAATTGGATGAAATCCTTCAGGGGGTTAAGACCCTGGGGATAGAGCAGGGTATAAGTCTGGAGAATCAATCCTGTCTTAAAGTCAAGAAACTGAAGCCCCTGGATATAGTGAACAGGCAGCGCCATATAAAAACCCCGGCTGAGATTAAAATGATACGGCAGTCAGCCAGCTACGCTGATAAACTGATGGCCATGATGTTAAAAAATGCATACTACGGCGTCTCCGTATTAGAGATGTTTGGGCTAGGGCGGAAAATCCAGATGGAAGTCATCAAAAGCGGTGAGTTTGATCCGTTGAACTGTGAGTTCCTGTCTGCTACCTGGCCCTCCCGGTTCAGCCATATGCCTCATGGTGTACCTCCACTGGACGGGAAACTGACAAATGGGCCCCTTGCTTTTATGAGTTATCTCCGGGTAAACGGTTATGCCTCAGAAAATGAGAGAACCGTCTTTTTAACAAAACCAACAGAGAGAGAAAAGGACGTTTTTAATCATATGCGTGCTGCCCGGCAGAAAGCCTTTGATATTATAAAACCCGGTGTACCTTGCGCCGAAGTAGATAAAGCCGCATTAGGATATCTCCGGAAACAGGGGTATGGAGAATTCCTTCTCCACCGGACCGGCCATGGTATAGGTCAGGGAAACCATGAAGGACCCTGGGTAGCTGACGGCAGTGAGCATATTCTGGAAGAAAATATGGTTATCAGTGTTGAACCGGGAATCTACATTCCCGATCTTGGTGGTTTCAGGCATTCAGATACGGTGCTGGTGACCAAAGACGGCTATGAAGTATTAACGAAGGGTTCCACGGAAATTGAAGATTTAACATTGTTGAAGCCAAAATTTATGAAAAGGATCATTGGAAGGCTTATTCAGAAAGCTTTGAATATTGCCTGA
- a CDS encoding DUF1848 domain-containing protein, with the protein MILNIGNRTDIPAYYSEWFYNRLEEGTVCVRNPYVPSLVTRYQLNPDLVDILVFGTKNPAPMLPGLNKLKDFQQQWFISITPYGRDIELGVPPYPEVIESAGNLSAQLGKKAVVWRYDPVFIGRRYDLDFYLKSFEYMASSLEGICEVCVISFVDLYKKTLRNFPDVKEVSREDQHFLAKHFVRIAGSYGMKVKSCAESRELDAYGVDSSGCFMKKDLQDLTGLEYVIPKRKSKRESCDCLLENEIGAYNSCPHGCLYCYANYSKGEVVKNRKDHDPGSPLLIGHLKPEDEIRDAVQKSYLDSQMSLF; encoded by the coding sequence ATGATTCTCAATATTGGGAACAGAACAGATATTCCTGCCTACTACAGTGAGTGGTTTTATAATCGCCTGGAAGAGGGGACTGTCTGTGTCAGAAATCCCTATGTTCCGAGCCTGGTCACGAGGTATCAGCTGAATCCTGATTTGGTGGATATATTAGTTTTCGGAACTAAGAATCCGGCTCCCATGCTGCCTGGTCTGAATAAACTGAAAGACTTTCAGCAGCAATGGTTTATCAGTATTACCCCCTACGGAAGGGATATTGAACTGGGGGTTCCCCCTTATCCAGAAGTCATTGAAAGCGCCGGAAATCTGAGTGCTCAGCTGGGGAAGAAGGCTGTGGTCTGGCGCTACGATCCTGTATTTATCGGCAGGCGCTATGATCTTGATTTTTATCTTAAAAGCTTTGAGTATATGGCCTCTTCATTAGAAGGGATCTGTGAGGTATGTGTTATCAGCTTCGTGGATCTGTATAAAAAGACCCTGCGGAATTTTCCTGATGTGAAAGAAGTCTCCCGGGAGGATCAGCATTTTCTTGCTAAGCATTTTGTGAGGATTGCCGGCAGCTACGGCATGAAGGTGAAAAGCTGCGCGGAAAGCAGGGAACTTGATGCCTATGGAGTAGACAGCAGCGGCTGTTTTATGAAAAAAGATCTGCAGGATCTGACAGGGCTTGAGTATGTAATCCCTAAAAGGAAATCTAAGAGAGAGTCCTGTGATTGTCTCCTGGAGAACGAAATAGGTGCCTACAATTCATGCCCCCATGGCTGCCTGTATTGCTATGCAAATTATAGTAAGGGGGAAGTGGTAAAGAACCGGAAGGATCATGACCCCGGGTCTCCCTTGCTAATCGGGCATCTGAAGCCTGAAGATGAGATCAGAGATGCTGTGCAAAAGAGTTATCTTGATAGTCAGATGAGTCTGTTTTAA